One region of Lampris incognitus isolate fLamInc1 chromosome 12, fLamInc1.hap2, whole genome shotgun sequence genomic DNA includes:
- the crybb1 gene encoding beta-crystallin B1, giving the protein MSQTAKSASSQGTDAKDKGAPAPAATSKATKTGEPSVGTFRIMLFDQENFQGRMIEIQNECMNVCDRGMDRVRSIIVECGPFVAFEQTNFHGEMFILEKGEYPRWDTWSNSYRSDCLMSLRPIRMDSTEHKICLFELSDFKGNKMEIQEDDVPTLWAHGFTDRVGSVRVPGGVWVGYQYPGYRGYQYLFECGEYRHYNEFCAFQPQIQSMRRVRDMQFHQRGCFNLTTASK; this is encoded by the exons ATGTCTCAGACTGCCAAGTCCGCCTCCAGCCAAGGCACTGATGCCAAGGACAAGGGTGCCCCCGCCCCCGCCGCCACCAGCAAGGCCACCAAGACTGGAGAGCCCAGCGTGGGAACTTTCAGA ATCATGCTGTTCGACCAGGAGAACTTCCAGGGCAGGATGATTGAGATCCAGAACGAGTGTATGAACGTGTGTGACCGTGGCATGGATAGAGTGCGCAGTATCATTGTGGAGTGTGGCCC CTTTGTTGCCTTTGAGCAGACTAACTTCCATGGGGAGATGTTCATCCTGGAGAAGGGAGAGTATCCTCGCTGGGATACATGGAGCAACTCCTACCGCAGTGACTGCCTCATGTCCCTCAGGCCCATCCGCATG GACAGCACAGAGCACAAGATCTGCCTGTTTGAGCTCTCTGACTTCAAGGGCAACAAGATGGAGATCCAGGAGGATGACGTGCCCACCCTCTGGGCGCATGGCTTCACCGACAGAGTGGGCAGCGTGAGGGTGCCAGGAGGAGT GTGGGTGGGTTATCAGTACCCTGGATACAGAGGCTACCAGTATCTGTTTGAGTGCGGTGAATACAGGCACTACAATGAGTTCTGCGCCTTCCAGCCCCAGATTCAGTCGATGCGTCGCGTCAGGGATATGCAGTTTCACCAGAGAGGATGCTTCAACCTCACCACTGCCAGCAAGTGA